Sequence from the Seriola aureovittata isolate HTS-2021-v1 ecotype China chromosome 6, ASM2101889v1, whole genome shotgun sequence genome:
acaAATGGCCTATTGCGCtgcttttatgtttatgtgGTAGGAGTACTGGCTGTCCACTAATTACATTAAGATGGGCCcatgctgatgatgtcatgctGTCTTCGCAGTATGAACGTGACTTCCATGAGGCTGCAGCTGGTGTAGACAGAGCATCAAACCACATGAGGAAGAGAAGCTAACTGAGTGAGTTTCTGTGCTCTGTTTCTATTTCAGCTCACATGCACAGTTAATAGTTGACaatccacaaacacagcaacaacagtctcgatttagagtgtgtgtgtgtctcctgagAGCACATCAGTTCATAATGAGCTGCTGTTAAGCTTTTCATAGAACCGCTGTCTGAAATACATTAACCTCCTGTCTCTGGATTTTACTCTAAATCCATGGtgggagtttttgtttttagtgaatACCTCAGCATGGCCAATGAGATTGTGCCAGCTGGTGAAACACAGTCTGTCCAGATAACAATCCCCATATCCACCTCCTCTGGGAAGCAGCAAGCCTGCTTTCTCCTTCCTCATGCCTTATTCAGCCCTGTTAGTGTGCAGCATCAGTGCTGCTGGTGTTAGTGAGAATATGCCTGGCTCCTCCAGAGCAGCCCCGGCAGGTAACACCAATGGCTTATCAATGCATCAGTATTTGTGTTTGAGTAGATAGTTATATTTGTCTCAGCCAAATGACTTGCAAGAACGCTGTGGCATGTGCATATAGGGcctgttgctgtgtgtgaaaaGGAAGTGACAGTGGCAGGTCTTCCACTTTTAGAACAGCAGAAGTGGTATCACCACTGATAAGTCACAACCCTGATCACATGTTACATGTGCTGGCATGAGAGCTGATTCTGTTTATTTGCCACTGCAGTCGATAGCAAATATTGAACCTGATGTGGTGACATTTCATAAAAGGAACTAATCTAATCTTTCATCAGTGGCCCTCTCATTTCATAGCTGATATTGTGACATGACACACAAGACCACTAATGCGTTTTGTCTGGTTTTCAGTAAGTAGGGCAAATGTGAATGAAACTTACCTGCCTGGTTGAATGTATGATTCTGTATgtgttatatacagtaaatgtcttGTTGACTCTTAATATATTATCTGTAATGTCTAACCAAAGGAGGACAGACATAATAGCAAATAGAAAACAGCCAGTATGTTGTTAAAGGTCTTCTGGTGCATCTGCTGCCTTGTCACTAAAGAACCAATGTAATGTTCTAACAGCTTGTGCTTGTGGTGACGTTCTCTTGCGGCCTCGCTTCCCTGAGGCCAGTCAGAATGAATGGGCCTTCAGTACATTGACTGAATCACTTTTACAGCCTGTTCCCCTAAAGCaatgtggttaaaaaaaaaggggggggggggttcagatTCAGCCAAGactattaaataaaaacatatttacaacaacacagagacCCTTGTGATAGCACTGACAACCTATAGACCCATACAGCTGAGAAATACTGAATCTCTGTGTTTCCAGCCTCTGTGTGACTTTTAAGCAGGTTAAATCTGACCTCAGTTTGAGACTTTCAAGGTAAACTCCcattcatgttaaaaaaaaaaacaaaacaagagaaggaggaaggaaaacatGTAGGCCATGTTTTCCTTCAGTGCTTTTTAACACACATAACTACATATAAACTACAACAACTttgtatcattttctttttttttattgataattCTATGAGGTTCACATAACAAaccacattttttattctttaaaaaataacatatttataCTTAAAACATCTTACTTTACATCATAATACATaaaggtgttttttcttttgcacagcAAAGATATGACGTTTATGTTTCAGACAACATACCAACAAACATTATATACATGTAGTCAACATAATACTTGAATGAATTCCACAACAGtgcaaaataaagtaaatgagCAGGCTGTTACAGAAGCGCCCTGACAAGGAAATTAAGGATGCCTGTTTAAACCCACTGAACCACTTAGGAATAAACGTGCTTTaaaacagaatgttttttttaaatcatgataAGCATTTTTCAGTAGGAAAATGCCATTTTcacgagagagaaaaaaagttagGTAAACAAGCTTGAGGTTACAACAAATCCTCTTAAATAAAAGAGATGGAATTAGTGCCGTGCGTCCTGAGGCGCACTGGGATTTTGTCGGTTCAACCTATCATTTCGTAAACGGACATGCACttgtttttccaatttttttttttttctgtgtttacacaATCTTAAAATATCATTCAGTAGCCtaatcatgtgtttgtgtgcggtAATGGTCCCAGAACCATGGAGGATCTTTTCTGGGTCCTTTCAATTAGTCGTGGAGGCacatattaaacaaacactCTCCAACACAAGATTGACAACAGAGGAAATGTTTCTTGTGGAGACATCGTGGCTCAACAAAACAATGCGCCAGAAGCGCCCAGAAATGCCTAAAATTATTCAGGCAATTTCCTGCACCTTTACCTCCTCAAACCCATTAGTGAGCGGAGGGGGCTCCTGGTTGCTCTCTATGGAGGACTCACTCCCCGTGCTCtctccagagagaagtctgGTGACTCTAAGGTCAGCTTTCAGTGTCTGCACATCGTTTCCTATGCTCATCTCTCCCAAGTCATTAATAATCTGAGTCAACTCCCGTTTGCCATTGGCAACACAATCATCGTCCGTGTCCAGAATGTCCTCACACTCAAAGTGCATcgctttctcctcctcctcctccccgaCCAAGTCCTCTGTGATGGAGCCCAGCTTGGGCGCGCTCCGGCTGCGCTCCACTGGGGGTTTGTAGTAACACTGTCCGTTCAGCAGCTTTCTGAGGGGGACCAGCGGGATGGTTTGTTCCCctatgagctgctgctgctggtgcctGGCATCGTCTCTCCGTTTTAGTCTTTTGAACTCAGCCAGGGCTGTGGCCGAGGTCTGGTAAAGAAGCAGCGCCATGGCTTTTGCCTTCTCCGGCTTGGACACCAGCACTGCGTGGCAGCGCAGCATCACGGCCTTGTGCTTCATCTCGTGCCTGTAAATCCAAGCGAAAATCTTGGGTAGCCTCGGGTCCGCGACGCAGTAGGTTATCCGGTGCAGCAAGTACAAGTGTCCCGGTCTTCTAGCCTTGTCGTCCACATGCACCATCCGGATGCCCTGTGAGCTGATGGTCAGCCTCATCTTGGTGCCGTTCTTGCCCATCTCGCTTTTGCCCCAGATCTTGCTCACCGCCACGTCCGTGCAGCCGTCCCCTTTGGACTGGATGGTGGTGGCATTCCCCAAGTAGAGCACCGTGTACGTGGGGTCCTCGCTGGTGATCTTCacctttttcctctttgactTGAACATGCTGCCCACCCTGTTGAGCGCGCTCTCGGGGCAGGACTTGGCGAAGGAGGTGAGCGCCGAATAGTTGAGACTCACCGCATAGCCCTTCTGTTTAGACTGCTTGTCTTCCTCAATCAGGTCGAACTTATTCTTCTTCCAAGGCAGCATTTTATTGCTGATTCCAGTCCACAGcaacactgagagagaaagaaaacaactttttattaGGCTACTTCTAAATTCTAAAAGTGTTTAGCCTACAGCCTGTCAGGTCATTTATGAGCTACTCTATGAGAACTGAACGCAAACACATCGTACTTCATCTGTCCATTCTCTAATGTGCTCTTGTCCATATTTCCCGTCTTAACTCAATGTAGTGCAGAGTACAGTctgtcacagagagaagagccTCACTGCTTATATACAGGGAGAAACCATTTCAGTGAGCCTGTAGGGGGACTGAACCAAATGACAATAGACCTGTATTAGTATCTGTTGACTCGTGTGTGATGACTATGTTCATTGACGCAAAACTCctacatttgttttcagcaaATAGACCAACCGGTAAGATTTAcgattttaaaatgattaaaaacgaCTACAGGCAGAAACACTGACTATTTAGGCAACACGCCTAAATTAGCCTATGTTATTTGTTATTACATTACAGCATTTCAtgttgccaaaaaaatacaaggaataattttaaaaattgaaaaataaatagtcTTTTTTCAATTGGAATAAGAAAAGGTAATTTCCCTTTAAATATATAGTCCATATACTATGGTTTAACTTAAACCTGGATGTCAATGCTCTCCTTCTCAATTGAAAGCTTTTAAACGCAAAACTaaccataaaaatgaaatggtaTGAATTCACTTCTGAGTCTTACGTGTGATAAGTAAAATACTACAGAAGGCAAATATTTAGGCTACCAGACCTATGCCACTTGGTTTATGAGGAAGCAGGAATCACTCAGACACTGCTGTTTTGTGCTGCCATCTTTCGGTTCACATCAAAGGTGCATTAGTTAATCTTGTGCGTTTTTGTGTGATGATGGAAGATGATTTTCATTTGATGATTTGTTACTTTGCGCACTATAATGCTTTTGTGACTTATTATCAAATTTATGAggtttgatttatatttatttggcTATAAAACTAACTGCTGTTAGGCACGAGGAAAGAAAATTGTCACTGTCCCATTTTCTTCAGGGCACATTTAATCGCTGGACCAAAAAGTGGACTGTACCATAACTGCGTTAGCCTGCCATGGATACTCACATAAAGAAGCAGATATTATCTTGAGCTTTTCATGGATTAATTACTGAGATATGATATGTGAAGCAATAACTATTGGAATTAAGTATATTTATCTCGCGGAGTTTAAGTAGATCTGTCTAGACATATCAGTCAATTGGTTTGACCCATTTCCGGTTCTTACGACAACAACGTAGTGCACATGGAGAGCAGTAGCTAGAAGAAGTACTGACAGATAACACGTTTAGATTCATTAAACcacagtgttttgtgtgaagCGGCATCACCAGAAGCTGCTATGGGCAAGAAGAAGGCCGGCGGAGGAGTTGGACTCGGCAGAGCTCTGATAAAAGAGAGACTTCAGGCAGGCCGAGGAAACAAGAGGGGCGACTCCTGGGTATGACACCGCAACAACTAGCTTTCCGAAACACGTTTAAAACGCATTCTACATTACAGTTATCTCGCTGTATCCCTGCCATTTAACTCATTCACTACAACAGGGCGTCGGCAGGGATGTCAGCGGGTCTGATAAGTATCTGTGGTTCGTTGCTTGCGCCAAACTCCTTCAAGagtatgatattttataaatCAGGAAAGTGAAGTTAATACATGAATATTAGTGAAGAAGAAGTTTTATGAAGCACCGAACCCTGCCAGGAAAGTGGTTCCTTGCTGAACCACTTCATTTCTGGATGCTTCATGTCAATAGAGCGATATCTACTGGTTAGATACAAATTACATATCAGTATAAGGGAAGCCatgattgtatttatttattctaagaTTACGTTTAtagtaattactgtaaaagcaatcaaaatatattttctatgcATCAAATGTATTAATATCAGTCAAGTTAGGCTCAATATCTGTGTTTTAACTTAAGAGTAAAAGTTTAGTCTGTGCAATGTGGGCAAAGAATATGTATAATACAAAATCACGTAATTCATTTTTATGGTAGTAAGTAGTAAGTAAAACCTTCTCAACTGTCTTGGgactaagacattttttaatatgCTCTCCTGCCTTTGAGAACAACCTTTCAGCACAGATGAGGCTggatacacaaaaacaaaaaacggtGTATAGGATATATATACGTTTCTGTCTTTCCCACCATTTGAGTGGATCCCCAAGCTGTCCAATACTTCTGTATATACAATCACTGGGTAAAAATACTCCACACACACTAAATAGGTTCCTGTGGTGAATTGGGCATGGAGATCAGTTTTCCaggaaaatttttttttttttgccatacattCTCAAAACTTTCACAACTGGCTCATTGGGATTGCTACTACTACACATGCAGGGCAATCATGATATTACAAACCATAAGGAACACATGCTTGCAGTATCTCATAATGACAGTTACTATGTCTATTGGAACGGTTTTTTCTACACTCCTCACTGTAACTCGTTATTTGGCCTTCATTTTGCGTTTCCAGCTCCACACCAGTGAACTGAATGATGGCTATGACTGGGGACGGCTGAACCTGCAGTCGGTAACTGAACAGAGTTCCATGGATGACTTCCTGGCCACTGCTGAATTGGCAGGAACAGAGTTTGTCGCAGGTAAGTGGCACTTCACTTAACTTGTGTGGTTGTATGTTGTACATATATGTTGTGGCCAAAAAGTGTAAATAATCTTCATGGAGTATTCATCTCCCCAGTACATACTATTCTCTGACATGGTTGCAAACATAATGTCAAACTGAATGCAGATGTCGTAAATTACTGGCTCTCACACCAAATTTATACAGGTTGCTGCATTCCCACATGTTACTGTGTTACCCACTGTGCCTTTATCCTATGAGTCCACTGCTGAATCAGACTGttcttgctttgttttcttaGAGAAACTCAACATCAGGTTTGTGCCAGCGGAAGCTAGAGCAGGCCTTTTAACAGCTGAGGAGAAAACCAGGCTGAAAAAGCTTCACGAGGACAACAAGCATTTTCTTAGAATTCCTCGACGGTAAGCGCAAGAGATCTACGctattttataacatttaagtatattttgcatttataaGTGTTGCTGTGTCTCTCATTGTTTTAGCCCCCACTGGGATGAAGGCACCAGTCCAGATGCACTTCAGCAGGCAGAGAAAGACAGCTTCTTGGAGTGGAGACGAGAGCTTGCACAGTGTGTATAATTCTGTTTTACTAAGTAAAAAGTTTTCACACTGAAGAACATTTGTGCATTTTGAGATATATAAATTATGTGACATTTGTGCTGGATTATCAGTGCAGGTAATCTAACCACAAGTGTTGTTTCCACAGGCTGGAAGAAGAACAGAAGCTAATTCTCACCCCATTTGAGAGGAATCTTGAGTTCTGGAGACAGTTGTGGAGAGTGATCGAGAGGaggtagaaataaaaaaacactgtacagCTTTCAGTTTAACCCTGTCCTTGATGAGGAATATGTTCTCCTTATGTGATGCTCAAGGCAaaaattggctttttttttttttttcctctagtgATGTCGTCGTCCAAATTGTTGATGCCAGAAATCCTTTGCTGTTCAGATGTCCTGACCTGGTAAGAATGCTTATTTTTAACAGTGGCAGAGGTGCTTCAGTGGGGAAAGGGCTGTGTGTACACTGCTTAAGTAGATAGAAGTCACCTTTATACAGTTTGTCCTTATGTTGAATTCTCATACACTTTgtgctgttattttttcatagaaaactttattattttattcaattcACATGCCAACAAAATTCCTAAACTCCTGATTTTAACCAggagaaatactgtatatagatgAATCTTAACATTTTACAAGTGAAATGTACttatattgattgatttataaTGTCTTCCTTGGTGTGCTTCCAGGAGTCATACGTAAAGGAGGTGTCGAAGGATAAGGTGAACATGCTGTTAGTGAACAAGGCAGACCTGCTAACCAGGGAGCAGAGGCGAGTGTGGGCCAGACACTTTGAAAAGGAGGGGCTGAGGGCAGTTTTCTGGTCTGCCCTGGCTGAGAGTGACAGGCTAGATGCAGAGGAGAAGGTAAGGGGATGGACGTTTGATGCGCTCTTCATTGAATTTGTTTATACATTTACAGTGCATTCCTTGAGAGCAGATAACTGTAGATCCACATTGCTTTTTCATGGGGAGGCGATGGTTATccgtttttttaatttcaaatggtTTCGGAGAAATCCCTGTGAAGAGTCATTTAGCATCTATATACTCACTGCTGACGTAAACCCAGAATTAAAGTGATGGACTTCTCTTACCACAGGGCATGGAAGTGGAGGGTCCAGAGTGTGGCGACAGTGACCCAGAAGAGGAGGCAAAGCCAGACATTGAAGACATGAGCAATAAAGGggcagatggagaggaggaggaggtgaaggcggatgtggaggatgaagagggagaagaTAGTGGCACAGAGGACGAGCAGCAGGAAAAGATCATTGTAGATGAGGAGGAGTGGCACACCTGCTcagaagatgaggatgaagaagaggagaggactgTTGGTTCATCCAATGAATCCTACTTCCGCAACTCCAGCCGTCTGCTGCATAAGGATGAGCTGCTGGACATGTTTAGGGCTGTTCACAAGGGGACCAGGTGTAAAGAAGGACAACTCACAGTGGGACTGGTGGGTAAAAGTTCTTGCTCTGGTACATGTAGAGTAGTCATATATagaaatgttgctgtgtttgtttccactaTAGCCATAATATAAAATGTGCCttaaatggaaaataacatttgaagaaCTCTGTTCTGTTTACATTCTATTTGGAGGAGATTTGTCGGGGCATTTATGGGCTGAGGTGCTTGTGAGGGGGCCTTACTCTTGCTGCTAATGTGCAGCAAGATTTTTGTCACTTAAGTTTTTACAGAGGTTGAAGAGAGAGGCTAAAGCAATAGAATCAACATGCAGCTGTGTTGGTTTTATAAAACTACCTATCACCCTGTCAAATAATGTAAATTCTCCTTTTTCATCATGTATACATCTTAACAGGTTGGGTATCCTAATGTGGGAAAAAGTTCCACTATCAACACTATTCTAAGGAACAAGAAGGTGTCTGTTTCTGCCACTCCTGGACACACTAAGCACTTTCAGGTACAGGACTAGTCTTTAAATCTTTCTATATGAATTCAGATCATGCATAACATCAACAGAAAGCCAAAGGTGTGAttgttttgtaacattttctttttacatgcaTTGCAGACCTTGTATGTGGAGCCAGGCCTGTGCCTCTGTGACTGCCCAGGTCTTGTCATGCCCTCCTTTGTCTCTACCAAAGCTGAGATGATCTGCTCTGGGATCCTGCCCATTGATCAAATGAGAGACCACGTACCGGCAGTCTCTCTTATATCCTTTATATGCGTTCTGCACAGCACCTGCAGAATCCAATATTTATAGATCTTTCTGTAGCAGGAAGGAAGATGGTTTATAGGAAATGTCgtctacattaaaaaaaaaaacactgtgattGAAAGTACGCTTCTGTGAGTATGCCCCAGTATAAATAATTGTAATAGT
This genomic interval carries:
- the lsg1 gene encoding large subunit GTPase 1 homolog → MGKKKAGGGVGLGRALIKERLQAGRGNKRGDSWLHTSELNDGYDWGRLNLQSVTEQSSMDDFLATAELAGTEFVAEKLNIRFVPAEARAGLLTAEEKTRLKKLHEDNKHFLRIPRRPHWDEGTSPDALQQAEKDSFLEWRRELAQLEEEQKLILTPFERNLEFWRQLWRVIERSDVVVQIVDARNPLLFRCPDLESYVKEVSKDKVNMLLVNKADLLTREQRRVWARHFEKEGLRAVFWSALAESDRLDAEEKGMEVEGPECGDSDPEEEAKPDIEDMSNKGADGEEEEVKADVEDEEGEDSGTEDEQQEKIIVDEEEWHTCSEDEDEEEERTVGSSNESYFRNSSRLLHKDELLDMFRAVHKGTRCKEGQLTVGLVGYPNVGKSSTINTILRNKKVSVSATPGHTKHFQTLYVEPGLCLCDCPGLVMPSFVSTKAEMICSGILPIDQMRDHVPAVSLICQTVPRHVLEGTYGINIIRPREDEDPDRPPTSEELLMAYGYMRGFMTSHGQPDQSRSARYILKDFVSGKLLYCHPPPHINAEDFQPQHCKFQNRDSGCDLSTITNKQQKIKRIENVVDKNFFHQENVRALSKGVQSVMGYKPGSGPIGPGKAESEMVVGKPWKKHGNRNKKEKVRRLNKHLDA
- the fam43a gene encoding protein FAM43A, which encodes MLLWTGISNKMLPWKKNKFDLIEEDKQSKQKGYAVSLNYSALTSFAKSCPESALNRVGSMFKSKRKKVKITSEDPTYTVLYLGNATTIQSKGDGCTDVAVSKIWGKSEMGKNGTKMRLTISSQGIRMVHVDDKARRPGHLYLLHRITYCVADPRLPKIFAWIYRHEMKHKAVMLRCHAVLVSKPEKAKAMALLLYQTSATALAEFKRLKRRDDARHQQQQLIGEQTIPLVPLRKLLNGQCYYKPPVERSRSAPKLGSITEDLVGEEEEEKAMHFECEDILDTDDDCVANGKRELTQIINDLGEMSIGNDVQTLKADLRVTRLLSGESTGSESSIESNQEPPPLTNGFEEVKVQEIA